The following are from one region of the Vitis riparia cultivar Riparia Gloire de Montpellier isolate 1030 chromosome 14, EGFV_Vit.rip_1.0, whole genome shotgun sequence genome:
- the LOC117931058 gene encoding aldehyde dehydrogenase family 2 member B7, mitochondrial-like, translating to MAAPRIFSLLSASSTAASLRSFGRYSRWGRGSSRFSTAVATEEEPITPPVQIDYTQLLINGRFVDAASGKTFPTFDPRTGDVIAHVAEGEAEDINRAVSAARKAFDEGPWPKMTPYERSCILFRFADLLEKHCSEIAALESWDNGKPYEQAANVEIPMVIRVFRYYAGWADKIHGLTVPADGLHHVQTLHEPIGVAGQIIPWNFPLLLYGWKVGPALACGNTIVLKTAEQTPLSALYASKLLYEAGLPPGVLNVVSGFGPTAGAALSSHMDVDKLAFTGSTGTGKIVLGMAAKSNLKPVTLELGGKSPFIVCEDADVDKAVELSHTALFYNQGQSCCSGSRTFVHESIYDEFIEKAKARALKRVVGDPFKKGVEQGPQIDSQQFNKILGYIKSGIEAGATLEAGGEKFSSKGYYIQPTVFSNVHDNMLIAKEEIFGPVQSILKFKDLDEVIRRANATHYGLAAGIFTQNLDTANTLTRALRVGTVWINCFFVFDAAIPFGGRKMSGHGREKGIYGLSNYMQVKAVVTPLKNPAWL from the exons GTCGGTATTCTAGATGGGGTAGAGGCAGTAGCCGGTTTAGCACAGCTGTTGCAACTGAGGAGGAACCGATAACTCCACCAGTTCAAATAGATTATACTCAGCTCCTCATCAATGGAAGATTCGTTGATGCGGCATCAG GGAAAACCTTTCCAACTTTTGATCCAAGAACAGGGGATGTGATTGCTCATGTTGCTGAAGGTGAGGCTGAAGATATAAACAGGGCAGTCTCTGCTGCTCGCAAAGCATTTGATGAGGGACCATGGCCAAAGATGACCCCTTAT GAAAGATCATGCATACTTTTCCGCTTTGCTGATTTGCTTGAAAAGCACTGTAGTGAAATTGCAGCCCTTGAATCATGGGATAATGGAAAGCCTTATGAACAAGCTGCAAATGTTGAAATACCAATGGTGATTCGCGTATTTCGATATTATGCTG GCTGGGCAGATAAGATTCATGGTCTCACAGTTCCTGCTGATGGGCTGCACCATGTCCAAACCCTACATGAACCCATTGGTGTTGCAGGGCAGATTATTCCTTGGAACTTTCCTCTATTATTGTACGGTTGGAAGGTTGGGCCCGCATTAGCATGTGGTAACACTATTGTATTAAAGACTGCAGAGCAGACACCATTATCTGCCCTCTATGCGTCCAAGCTATTATATGAG GCTGGACTCCCTCCTGGTGTTTTAAATGTGGTTTCCGGATTTGGTCCTACAGCTGGGGCTGCTCTTTCTAGTCATATGGATGTGGACAAG CTTGCTTTCACAGGGTCAACTGGCACTGGTAAGATTGTACTTGGAATGGCTGCAAAGAGCAATCTTAAGCCAGTGACTTTAGAACTTGGAGGAAAATCTCCCTTCATTGTGTGTGAGGATGCTGATGTTGATAAGGCTGTTGAGCTTTCACACACTGCTCTGTTCTATAATCAG GGACAGTCTTGCTGTTCTGGGTCACGCACATTTGTACACGAAAGCATATATGATGAGTTTATAGAGAAAGCAAAGGCACGTGCTCTGAAACGTGTAGTTGGTGATCCTTTCAAGAAGGGGGTTGAACAAGGACCTCAG ATTGATTCTCAGCAATTCAACAAGATCCTTGGTTACATAAAATCTGGTATTGAAGCTGGTGCAACTCTTGAAGCTGGAGGTGAAAAATTCAGCTCCAAAGGCTACTATATTCAACCCACTGTCTTCTCAAATGTCCAT GATAATATGTTGATAGCAAAAGAAGAGATCTTTGGCCCAGTGCAGTCCATCTTGAAATTCAA GGATCTTGATGAGGTGATCCGAAGGGCAAACGCTACTCACTATGGGCTGGCTGCTGGAATTTTCACTCAGAATCTAGACACTGCCAATACTTTGACTCGAGCTTTGAGAGTTGGGACAGTATGGATTAACTGCTTTTTTGTCTTTGATGCTGCAATTCCTTTTGGTGGGAGGAAGATGAGTGGGCATGGCAGAGAAAAGGGAATTTATGGCCTTAGTAACTACATGCAAGTTAAGGCTGTTGTTACGCCTTTGAAAAATCCGGCTTGGTTATAA